One region of Vigna angularis cultivar LongXiaoDou No.4 chromosome 10, ASM1680809v1, whole genome shotgun sequence genomic DNA includes:
- the LOC108335461 gene encoding ABC transporter G family member 21 has translation MMPHQQENAVTPDNPAIPNRPENSSVHAEPPSSAANHIRNTNNSPQHPQPNISPPRFSVLRQSLPPVTLKFEDVTYSITFERDKNGCVSSPKQKHKRTVLNGVTGMVGPGEVMAMLGPSGSGKTTLLTALAGRLTGKLSGAVTYNNHPFSSSMRRNIGFVSQEDVLYPHLTVIETLTYAAMLKLPRSLTREEKMDQAEMIIQELGLSRCRNNLVGGGAAVFRGISGGERKRVNIGQEMLVNPSLLLLDEPTSGLDSTTAQRIVAMLHSLARSGRTVVTTIHQPSSRLFWMFDKVLLLSDGYPLFTGQACRAMNYFESIGFVPTFNFINPADFLLDLANGIVVDVKEDEHLDHHEDQASIKQFLVSSYKKNAYPLLKQEIQQNQRELVCFASRTLSPENQWTTSWWEQSMVLLKRGLKERRHESYSRLRIFQVLSVSILSGLLWWNSNPSDIQDQVGLLFFFSIFWGFFPLFNAIFAFPLDRPMLIKERSSGMYHLSSYYVARTVGDLPMELVLPTIFVTISYWMGGLKPSLVTFVFTLLIMLFNVLVSQGIGLALGAILMDAKQATTLASVTMLVFLLAGGYYIQQIPFFISWLKYISFSHYCYKLLAGVQYSVNEVYECGPGLHCKIRDFPAIKCLGLGNLWKDVVVLTIMLIGYRVVAYLALKKVLHH, from the exons ATGATGCCCCATCAGCAAGAAAACGCTGTTACACCTGACAATCCAGCAATCCCCAACCGCCCGGAGAACAGCTCCGTCCACGCCGAACCACCGTCGTCCGCCGCCAATCACATTCGCAACACCAATAATTCTCCCCAACACCCACAACCAAATATTTCACCGCCCAGATTTTCTGTTCTTCGTCAATCCCTTCCCCCAGTTACCCTCAAA TTTGAGGATGTTACTTACAGCATAACTTTTGAAAGGGACAAGAATGGTTGCGTATcttctccaaaacaaaaacacaaaaggACAGTGTTGAATGGTGTCACTGGTATGGTGGGGCCAGGGGAGGTGATGGCAATGTTGGGTCCATCAGGTAGTGGCAAGACCACTTTACTCACTGCCCTCGCCGGCCGGCTCACCGGAAAACTATCCGGTGCCGTAACGTATAACAACCACCCTTTCTCAAGCTCCATGAGGCGCAACATAGGTTTTGTGTCCCAAGAAGATGTGTTGTATCCTCACCTCACTGTGATTGAGACTCTAACTTATGCTGCCATGTTGAAGCTTCCGAGAAGTTTGACAAGGGAAGAGAAAATGGACCAAGCTGAGATGATCATCCAGGAGCTAGGGTTGTCCCGGTGCCGAAACAACCTCGTTGGTGGTGGCGCAGCCGTTTTCCGGGGGATTTCCGGCGGGGAGCGAAAGCGGGTCAACATAGGACAAGAGATGTTGGTAAACCCGAGTTTGTTGTTGCTCGATGAGCCAACATCCGGGTTGGACTCCACCACCGCCCAACGCATCGTGGCAATGCTTCATAGTCTTGCTCGAAGCGGTCGAACGGTGGTGACCACCATTCACCAACCTTCGAGCAGGTTGTTTTGGATGTTTGACAAGGTGTTGTTGTTGTCGGACGGGTACCCGCTTTTCACCGGGCAAGCATGTCGGGCCATGAATTATTTTGAGTCCATCGGGTTTGTGCCCACTTTCAATTTCATCAACCCGGCTGATTTTCTGCTTGACCTTGCTAATG GTATAGTTGTTGATGTCAAAGAAGATGAACATTTAGATCATCATGAGGATCAAGCTTCAATCAAACAATTTCTAGTTTCATCGTATAAGAAGAATGCATATCCTCTTCTAAAACAAGAGATTCAACAAAATCAGAGAGAACTAGTATGTTTTGCTTCAAGAACATTAA GTCCTGAGAACCAATGGACCACTAGCTGGTGGGAACAATCCATGGTTCTGCTCAAGAGAGGTTTGAAAGAGAGGAGACATGAATCTTACTCTCGCCTTAGAATTTTTCAAGTCTTGTCTGTCTCAATTCTCTCAGGACTTCTATGGTGGAATTCTAATCCCTCAGATATACAAGATCAG GTAGGTTTGCtattcttcttttccattttctgGGGTTTCTTCCCTCTCTTCAATGCCATCTTTGCTTTTCCTCTTGATCGACCAATGTTGATAAAAGAAAGATCATCTGGCATGTACCATTTATCCTCCTATTATGTTGCTAGAACAGTTGGGGACTTACCAATGGAGCTTGTGCTTCCTACTATCTTTGTGACAATATCTTATTGGATGGGAGGTTTAAAGCCTTCCTTAGTTACATTTGTGTTTACTCTCTTGATCATGCTTTTCAATGTGCTAGTATCTCAAGGAATAGGCCTTGCACTTGGGGCCATTCTAATGGATGCCAAACAAGCCACAACCTTAGCCTCAGTGACTATGTTAGTGTTTCTCTTAGCTGGGGGTTACTACATTCAACAAATTCCATTCTTTATATCTTGGTTGAAGTACATCTCTTTTAGTCACTACTGCTATAAGCTTCTTGCAGGAGTACAATACTCAGTAAATGAGGTTTATGAGTGTGGACCAGGGTTACATTGTAAGATTAGAGATTTTCCGGCCATAAAGTGTTTAGGACTTGGTAATTTGTGGAAAGATGTGGTTGTTTTGACTATAATGTTGATTGGATATAGAGTTGTGGCATATCTAGCTTTGAAGAAGGTGCTTCATCATTGA